The following nucleotide sequence is from Bos taurus isolate L1 Dominette 01449 registration number 42190680 breed Hereford chromosome 3, ARS-UCD2.0, whole genome shotgun sequence.
CAGGTAAAGGTGTGCAACGTTAGTGTTACGTGAAGCATAAATCGGGCTGACTGTAGTATCCCTtccaggtttccctggtagctcagacggtaaagcgtctgcctgcaatgcaggagacctgggttcgatccctgggtggggaagatcccctggagaaggggcaacccactccagtactcttgcccggaaaattccatggatggaagagcctggtagactacagttcatggggtcgcaaagagtcggacacgactgagcaacttcactttcactggtaGTATTCCTAGTGTGGCGAATAAGTGCCACACTAGGTTATGCTACAACTAAAAGCAGGGCTTCTGCGTTTGGGCTAAACCTGGACTTTCTAGTACAAAGTAAACCCTCCGAGAGTCGTGATTCCTAGCATTAAGGATCTGTAGCATTCCCTCATTAGCTTCTGTCCCTAACCTAACAGTGGTGCCAGAGATCACTCAGGAAAAGTGAGTATAGGATTCTGAAGATGGTAGCCCCTCCCcccttttagtattttttttttttccttccattctttcTTGGAACAAATAATTAATGACTATCTATTACTATATGTCATGCATCCACTGAGATTCAGTATTACTTAATGATTTAAGCAAGAGCACGAGTTTTAAAGCCGTCTGTATTTATATTCCAGCTCTCCCACTCATTAGCTGTGACATTAGGCAAGTTCCTTAAGCTGTTTCCTCacgtgtaaaaaaaaaaaaaaaattcacctcaTAGGGTTGCTGTGAAGACCACAAGAGTGACAGTGCTTCTCAGAGAGTTCAGTAAAGCTGCTTGGTGTATAACAATATATGCAGTTGGTTACATACATGTAGAGGTCCTAAACTTACATGACAAAGTCTAAACTCCTGATTCTAACCACCACCGTCCTCCCCAAACCAGCTCCCAACACAGTCTCCCTCATCTCACTTAATGGCCACCATATTTTTACAGGTgatgaaaaattgaaattataatggAGTAATCATAgataaggcagtggcaccccactccagtactcttgcctggagaatcccatggacagaggagcctggtgggatgcagtccatggggtcgctaagagtcggacacgactgagcgacttccctttcacttttcactttcatgcactggagaaggaaatggcaacccactccagtgttcttgcctggagaatcccagggacaggggagcctggtgggctgccatctatggggtcacacagagttggacacgactgaaatgacttagcagcagcaaccatagataaaaaatcttcaaaacccagataatcatgatgctgtgatcactcacctagaaccagacatcctggaatgtgaagtcaagtgggctttaggaagcatcactatgaacaaagctagtagaggtgatggaattccagttgagctttttcaaatcctaaaagatgatgctgtgaaagtgctgcactcaatatgccagcaaatttggaaaactcagcagtggccacagcactggaaaaggtcagttttcattccaatcccaaagaaaggaaatgccaaagactgttcagactactgcacaattgcactcatctcacacgctagtaaagtaatgctcaaaattctccaagccaggcttcagcaccatgtgaaccgtgaacttcctgatgttcaagctggttttagaaaaggcagaggaaccagagatcaaattgccaacatctgctggatcatggaaaaagcaagagagttccagaaaaacatctatttctgctttattgactatgccaaagcctttgactgtgtggatcacaataaactgtggaaaattctgaaagagatgggaataccagaccatctgatctgcctcttgagaaatttgtatgcaggtcaggaagcaacagttagaactggacatggaacaacagactggttccaaataggaaaaggagtacatcaaggttgtacattgtcaccctgcttatttaacttatatgcagagtacatcatgagaaatgctgggctggaggaagcacaagctggagtcaagattgctgggagaaatatcaataagctcagatatgcagatgacatcacccttatggcagaaagtgaagaggaactaaagagcctcttgatgaaagtgaaagagagtgaaaaagctttcttaaagctcaacattcagaaaactaagatcatggcatccagtcccatcacgtcatgacaaacagatggggaaacagtgactgactttcttttggggggctccaaaatcactgtcgatggtgattgcagccatgacattataagatgcttcctccttggaaggaaagttatgaccaacctagacagcatattgaaaagcagagacattactttgtcaacaaaggtccatctagtcaaggctatggtttttccagtggtcatgtatggatgtgagagttggactataaagaaaactgagcacagaagaattgatgcttttgaactgtggtgtttgagaagactcttgagagtcccttggactgcaaggagatccaaccagtccatcctaaaggagatcagtcctgggtgttcattggaaggactgatgctgaagctcaaactccagtactttggccagttcagcgactgaactgaactgaactgataattcaAAGAAAGTTCAAGTTCTCAGTCAGGCAGAGATGTGTCTTAAACCAGATCCTTAATGGCCTCCCAGCTGCATTTTTGTATATCTGAactatgattcagttcagttcagtcactcagtcgtgtctgactctttgcaaccccatgaactgcagcacaccaggcctccctgtccatcactaacccccagagtttactcaaattgatgtccattgactcggtgatgccatccaaccatctcatcctctgtcgtccccgtctcctcccgccctcaatctttcccagcatcagggtcttttccaatgagtcaactctttgcgtgaggtggccaaagtactggagtttcagctttagcatcattccttccaaagaaatcccagggctgatctccttcagaatggactggttggatctccttgcagtccaagggactctcaagagtcttctccaacaccacagttcaaaaacatcaattcttcagcgctcagccttcttcacagtccaactctcacatccatacatgaccacaggaaaaaccatagccttgactataccaGACCCCAAAACACCACTAGTGTCTGAATATGACACTAGTCATATTCAGAACAATACATGCCAGCTGCAACTTATGGTCTCAGGGTCTTCCCTTATAACCATGTAACAAATTCGAACCCCAGCTGACCCTTACTTAACAACTACCACTGGgaatttcctggcggtccagtggtcagtacttggtgctttcactgctgaagtCCAGGATCAGAACTAAGACCCAACGAGTTGACTGGTGCAgccacaacacacacaaaaaacaaacaaccttaCTTCTTGCCAGCTCCAAAATATAATTATTGACAAATAACTCATGTACCTATAATGCTGTGGGTTTTACCTTCATAAGCCTTCCACATTTtgtagtccagttcagttcagtcactcagtcatgtccgactctttgtgaccccatggactgcagcacgccaggcttccctttccattaccaactcccatggcttgctcaaacttgtgtccatcgagttggtgacaccatccaatcatctcattctctgtcgtccccgtctcctaccttcaatctttcccagcatcagggtcttttccaatgagtcagttcttcacatcggtggccaaagtattggagccttagcttcagcatcagtccttccagtgtatattcaggactgatttcctttaggattgactggtttgatctccttgcccagtccaagggactctcaagagtcttctccaacaccacagttcaaagcattaattcttctgtgctcatttttttttatagtccaactcccacatccatacatgactactggaaaaaccatagctttgactagacaaacctttgtagggaaagtaatgtctctgctttttaatatgctgtctaggtctgtcatagcttttctttcaaggagcaagtgtcttttaattttatggctgcaatcaccatctgcagtggtttttggagcccaagaaaatataaagtctctgtttccattgtttccccatctatttgactggatactatgatcttagtgttttgagttttaagccaactttttcactctcctctttcactttcatcaagaggctcttcagttcctctttgctttctgccataagggtgatgtcatctgcatatctgaggttattgatatttctccctgcaatcttgattccagcttgtacttcatccagcccagcgtttctcatgatgtactctgcatataagttaaataaccagggtgccAGTttgacatacagccttgacatactgctttcccaatttggaaccattccattgttccatttccagatctaactgttgcttcttgacctgcatacagatttctcaggaggcaggtaaggtggtctgctattcccatctctttaagaattttccagtttgttatgatccatacaaaagctttggcataatcaataaagcagatgtttttctggaactcttttgctttttctatgatccagtggatgttggcaattgggtatctggttcctttgccttttctaaatccagcttgaacatctggaagttcttggttcatatactgttgaagcctggcttggagaattttttgagcattactttgctagcatgtgagatgaatgcaattgtgcagtagtttgaacattctttggcattgcctttctttggaattggaatgaaaactgatctttaccagtcctgtggccactgctgagttttctaaatttgctggcatattgagtgcagcactttcacagaatcatcttttaggatttgaaatagctcagctggaattctatcagctccactagctttgttcatagtgatgcttcctaaggcccacttgacttcacactccaggatgtctggctttaggtacgtgatcacaccatcatggttatttgggtcatgaagatctttttgtatagttctgtgtattcttgccacctctttttagtatcttctgcttctgttaggtacataccatttttgtcctttattatgctcatctttgcatgaaatgttcccttggtatctctaattttcttgaagagatctctagtctttcccattctattgtttgcctctatttttttgcattgatcgctgaggaaagctttatctttccttgctattcttgggaactctgcattcagatgggtatatctttccttttctcagctatttgtaaggtctgctcagacaaccattttgcctttttgcatttctttttcttggggatggtcttgatcactgcctcatgtacaatgtcacgctCCTtcatccattgttcttcaggcactctatcagatctaatcccttgaatctatttgtcacttccactgtataatcgtaagggatttgatttagatcatacctgaatggtctagtagttttccctactttcttcaattttagtctgaattttgcaataaggagttcatgatctgagctgcagtcagctcccggtcttgtttttgctgactgtgtagggcttctccatcttttaaaaaattgttattttcagATTACAAACTACAAAAACCAAAATTccaaaatgtttaagaaattccagtattttaagATAATAGGTTCACTGGAAAATTGCAGTTATTCTTTAAGGAGATTATTAGAGTTTCCCAGGGAACAcaagatttttatatttaaagtctGGCTTTtaataaatttgagaaaaatgTACTAAAATCAACCTTCACTGATGGTGCAGCATGAAACAATGAATACATTTTGGCTTTGAGTAAGAAGCTGAGGGTGCCTCTTGCTCAACTTACTACTACTCATGCCTGTTTGCTCATTTTATCTGCAATATTTAAAACTAATGTCTCACATaaatggtggtggtagtttagtcgctaggtcgtgtctgactcttgcagctCCAAACAGTCACTCCAAAAAGTCTGTTAAATGGGTTAATGAGTTCCAACTCTGTAGTTGTAAATTTAGGTTCAGTGCTTTCAGTCACCTGGATTCAATTCCCCATAGGGAAATAGGTTTTTAGGAactgattttatttccattatttggAATCAGATAGATTTAAATTCTTAGAATTTATGTAAATAATTTGCCAAGGTCATGACTGAATCTAGATCTTTTTGACTATGTAAAAAACTATGTATATTAGGTAGCTGGCACACACTAGAAGTTccaatcttttccttttccttcaacTACCTTTTAATACAGTAATCCATTATTACTTTACTTGTTTAGTGAGTTTTTATTCCTTAGTATTTTCAGTTAACCCATAGGCATACTTATTTTGTACTTAGAGCACTTCTGAAAACTTTAAAGTGCAACGTCAAAGTTACTCAACAGAGTccgattttatttttttttcagagtccGATTTTAAAGAGGTAGCTGTTTCTGGAGCACTAAAGATAAGATCCTTAAATTATGATCAGAACAGGCCTGCCAGAGGCAATCAGGTGGACATCTAAGAGAGGGCAAAGATGCCTAAGATCAAGGTAGGAGGTATTGTATCTATTATCCTGTAACTGTGTAAATACTAAGCCGTgctgcatgtatgctcagtcacatccgactcttttcgaccccatggactgtggcccaccaggctcctctgtccatgggattctccagacaagaatactggagtgggttgcagtgccctcctccaggggatcttccaaacccagggatcaaacctgcatcttatgtctcctgcattggcaggcaggttctttaccactaacgctaCCTGGAAATGCAAAAGGTACTAAACCACCCCTCTTCTAAAGctaatgcagaaataaaaagattaGGGTAATCCCCATTCATTAAGTGACCATGAAGTATCTTCTAGCTTCCAGAGCAGGGAGTGGAAGGTCTTTCTTCCTTCCACGACAGCACACGCTGATTAGGACTTCAGCCAGCCAGCTACTCCCTTTTCACACACGAGGCCTTTTCAACTGGCTACCTGCTACAACCCATTATTTTTCACTGCTCCAGGGAACATGGAAGATGGTCAGGACTGGAGATTAGGACAAGCAGGGGATAATTTCAGAGACAAATTCCAGACCTTAGCCACCCCTTAGTATTTTGCAGGGAAGACAAAAACAACTTTAGCCTCAGGGAAATGCTGACAAGTAACAGACCCAGTTCTCCTATTTACCATTTTGGCAGAAGCCAGGTCTTTATTCTTTAGCAACAGCAATTGGCAGATGATACCATGCCATGGCTCAAAATCATTCAAAAGTGATGTACTGAAGACAAAATTCAGAGATTGAAAGGTTCAATCAGATTCAGAAGTATAAATATTTCTTATGAGATTGTATAAAATTGTTCCATCACATATTTAATCAATAAATATGGTTatcatgaaaatgagaaaaaacacTGAAGACAGAATTAAAACCAGAAGAAATCTGAAGTCATGCTGCTGTACCACAAGGGGGCAATGTTTGAATGCTACTGATGTGGAGAGGTAGGAGGTGAGGCAGTCTGCTCTTGTTAAATCTGAGAGGGCTCCAGTCAGGGTCAGGAGAGGTGACTACCCTTTGCATTCTACAGGGGTTGGCGCTAACTCTCTTTGTACCAGCAGGCATGACTGTAAGGGGACCAATGTCAGAAAAAACACAACAGGAGAGGAAGCAGAGCAGCTGGTCAGCTGCCCCAGCTCTCACCTGGAAGTGCCTGCTGAGGACAGGGAGTGGTAGTAGTCAGAACCTCCACCTGGAGTCTCTTTTGAGTACTATAGGGCAATGATTCTCAAATGTTATCAGGCATCAGAATCACCCACAGGGCTTTAGACTGCTGGGCTCCAACCTCAATTTCCAATTCAGAAGGTCTAAAGTAGGTCTAAAACGTACATTTCAAGCTGTTTTTCAGGTGATGCTGCTGATCTGAAGATCACATTTTGAGAACCACCACTGTAGGTTTTTCTGGCTTTCTCTTAACACTCCCCCATTCCCTCTTTCCTACCATCCATCTACTGCTTTCACGTATACCAACCCTCCATTAGCTTCCTTtcggaaaattaaagaaaagacaaaacaggGGTAAATGTTAGACTGACTTAAAGATTCTTTTGGGGAAGGGTTTCAGCTCTCTACTACTCTGGTTGATGGGTGTTTCAGAAGTGGAACTTACTCCCAATACATACATACTTCCTCTCTCTTTACTGAACTGCCTGCCAACAGCTGGAAGGCAGTTCAGTAAAGAGGAATAGATCCTTTTCCAATCATAAGATCTTGCTTTGAGTTTCATAAAAATTAGTCAGAACATGGGAGATATACTCTACTACATTTGAGAAAAATTTCCCACCTcagactgctttttaaaaaattacagtaaaatatacaaaacacAAAATGTACCATAACTGATCATTTAAGCATACAATTccatggcattaagtacattcacactgttgtgcaagtTCCACCATCGTCCATCTCCAGaccttttcatcttcccaaactgaaactcataCTCATTAAACAATAATTTCCCATCCCCCTCCTGTCAAACCAGCCCTTGGCAACCAACATTCTATCCCTAGACTACTTTTTGACTCAGTTTGTCTTTTGACTTAATAAAAGAGTATCCACTGCTGACTACTGGAATTGCTTCTTGCATATATGTGATTGAGTTTATTTTAAGAAAGGTAAATGGAATTGGAGGAAGAAAAGAGGTGCAGACAACTGGTAAGGGTTTTCATACTGGGCCTCCTATCCACAGGCCTCAGCAGCCCTGCCATGGATCCGCCCGATTCTTTCGCATCAAGAAGTTGATCTTGCGAGCCATTTCCATGTTGTAGATCCGCCGGCAGGTTTCATAGCTTTCCCTCTGTCGCCGACGGCAAGGCTTCTCATAATACCGCCGTCGCTTTATGTCCTCAATGAGCCCATCCATGGTAAGGATTCTGTGTAAGGACAGGCAATGAAGTTAGAGGCTTAGGCTCATTGttattcttttccagtttcacaaTGATCAGAAGTCAACTGACCAAACGAATGGTATCTGTAAAAATGATAGTGTGCAATGGTGACAGTACAGCATTCACTGCCTACATATACAGGCCAGGCCCCAAACAGGAATACCTGGGGAAATAAAAAGGCAGTTAATTATACAGTCCTTGTTCTTGGGGAGTTTATCGTCATTATCATGTTCTCAACCATTTTTATTTCCTACCACAACACACCTGAGAGAGATGGCAGTGGCAGGGGGTCTCAATCAATGGTCTCAACCATTTCAGAATCTTCAAATGGGATAAGTCATTTGCAGTAGGAAAGAAAATAACTAGAGGTGATTCCTACCTGGTCCTTAAGGGAGAATGTAGTTCCACCCCTACTGTGTTTAAGAGCTGATGCAGCTCAATTATGAACATTTAGGAAATCTCGGCCTACTTCATACAGGGAAAGAAGAGACCCTTATCACACCAGTGATACAGATAGAAGCATCAAAATAAGAGCCTCAACCATGTTTTTCCCATGTACCACATGCTCCAACCACACATCTGACTACTCCCTGAACACACATTAATAGCAAATCTTTTTAAGTGTTCataggagcttttttttttaataccaggtCTTTACTCAGGGCTGCTTCCTCAGCCTAGAATGCCATCCACAGCTCCAAACTGCCAACCTTCGAggttttccatgtttttttttccccttgggagATTTTCCACATCTTTCTGAGGCCAAATCCAGATACCATCTCTCCACAAACCTTTCTCATCTTAGAGAGAAGATAATTTGTTTTGTTGAACACCTATGTAGAGATTATTTCATTTTGCCATTCTGTTAGTTATTTATACAGATGTCTCTCTCCTTAGACTGAAAATCCCTGAAGGCAGAAAGTGTGTTTTATTCATCTTAATTTAGCTCAGGTTTTTTTCCTGCCCACCTAACTACTTCAACAGTTCCTCTTGCTGGATTTATAACATGCATACCTCAAAATCACCTTTTTGTTCTCACTGAGCCAAGAAGACACAGGGGCTTATTCTATAACTTACTTTATCCCGAGGCTCCTGAGAGTTCTGGCTCCAATCTGCAATTTGTTCCTCCCTCTCAACCCATCATCAGCTGGTCCTGAGAAGTCTGGAGGCACCTGCCCTCCAATCTTGCATTGTTTACATGACCCCAATCCTGCCTACTCTTTCCTTTCATTACACGTAAAAAGTCAGTCAGAAACACAACTGGAGATGGCtaagtcggtaaagaatccgccagcaatgcaggaaagcttggttcgatccctgggttgggaatatcccctagaggagggcatggcaacccactccagtattcttgcctggagaattcccatggacagaggagcctgtgggctgtagtccatggggtcacacagagtcagacacgactgaacaactaagcacataaTTAGAGGGGAGACAGAAGAAGCAGGAAATAAGAGAAACTACCTGCTCCTTCTGCTCAGTGGGAAACCCTATGTATTGCTGCTATGTTATACCAGAAGCCCAAGGTAACAATAATAGATTGAACATGAGCTTGAAAAGATTTGAGCTTTGGGTACATTACTAATGTGAATAGACATGGGCACCACTGTCCTTTGGGACACTTTTACACTCCTGCTGATTTGTAAGATCAGTTTGTCTAGGTTTTAATGGCAGGGAGATGGGAGGTGAGGGAACTGTCTCAAACTCCCAGCGGTGGAAGGAGCAGATAATTCGGGTTCTATTGAAAACACAGTCATGCCCAGAAGTGGATCCAACACTAGAGTTGTACAGTAGAAAAGCAGGGCACCAAACACTCAATACCTTTGCCCACAGAGGGTCTCCAATGCTGGCTTTCTTCCTCATCTTACCCTTAAATGTTGGTATCACTCCAGATTCTGACTGTAAATTTCCTCCTTTTTGGTTCTACATGATTCCCTTAAACTATAACATGGGCCTCAACCCTGATGCACAACAGAATCATCTCCTTAAGAGCCTTTAAAAAGTATTCACGCCTCGGTCCCAttcctcagagattctgatttaattggtctacAGTGGGGTTATATACtgggtatattttaaaagacCCCACAGGTAATTCTAATGTAGGGCCACACTTGAGAACTGACCTAGACACTGCTGACTCTTAAATCATTATCTCTAGTTCCAGTCTTAAGAGCTAGGCCAATGCTTCCAATTGCCTTAAACCTcacaaaaaacaaacttattttcTCCAACTAAAATTCATTCTTCCTCCTCTATACTCTATCTGTTAATGGCATCATCAGTTACTCAAGCTAAAATCTCATGTTCCTGGACTAGGACTTCTTTTCTTGCTACACCCACATTTACAGTATCTTATAAATTCTATAACCTGAAATAGTTCTTagatctcttccttctctctcttcctatgGCTACAGCTCTAATTATGATCCTTATCTTACACCTGTACTGAAATGATCACCTAACTGGTCATTTAATCAGTAAGTATTTATGAAATATCAACTCTATACCAGATACTGCATTAAATGCTGaggatagaaaacaaacttcGATATGGTTTCCTACCCTTGTGGCCTAGTAAAGACAAAAGAATTACAATAGAGTGTGACAGATGCAAAGATAAGGGAAATATTGTTATAGAAGCCCACAGGAGAGGACTTGAGGATAAGGTGGTTATGAAAGCTTCCTAAAggatattttatttgaattgtgAAGGATAAACAGGTTGCCCTATTTCCATTCTCTTTCCCTACACCAATTATTGTCCTAAAACATAAATCAGAGCATGTCACTctgatgttaaaaaaataaaaattgttcccAATAAACAAAATAGTCTAACCCAGTGGTTCCCACTTGTTTGCATATTAGGgatcttttaaaaatccaaatcctggggatcttttaaaaattccaaaccCTAGGCCACTCCAGGCCAATTAAATTACAAGTAGGGAGGGACATGAGCAGGGTTTGTTAAGTTCCCCTAGTAATTGCAAAGTGCACATTTGGGAACCACTAGTCTAAGCTCAAAGCCCTAAACAACTGAGTTTCATCGTCCCTTTCTCTCTAGCTTTATCTTTAATAACTTGCCCTAAAAAGCCTGTCTAGTCACACTGAACTATGTGTTTACTTCAAACACattacatatctattttttacatTTGTTCACAATCCTCTTTACaatgattcctttttaaaaaaactttaaaaaaattatttatttatttatttatggctgtgctgggtcttcgttgctgtgctcaggccttctctggttgtggaaaGCAGGGGCCACTCTTTAGTCCTAGcgcgtgggtttctcattgcagtggcttattgttgtggagtacaggctctagggctcgcaggcttcagtagttgcggcatgtgggctcaacagttgtggtgcaccggctcagttgccccgaggcatgtgggatcctcccagaccagggatcaaatctgtgtcccctgcattgcgacACAGacacctaaccactggaccaccagggaagccctattcctttctttttctgttgtatAAAATGCTATTTACTCTTCAAAGGCGTAAACCAATGGGTAACGACATTTGTAAATTGATACAGGAGAAATTAATCATGCCTTCCCTCTGTTCCCAAagcacagtggttctcaa
It contains:
- the MRPS21 gene encoding small ribosomal subunit protein bS21m produces the protein MAKHLKFIARTVMVQEGNVEGAYRTLNRILTMDGLIEDIKRRRYYEKPCRRRQRESYETCRRIYNMEMARKINFLMRKNRADPWQGC